The following nucleotide sequence is from Halapricum desulfuricans.
GCTGAAACGCGAGCCGACGCGGCGAGAGCGCGCTGTTTAAACGATTGAATCGCGTATCGATACCCAATGAGTCGGTCTGGGGAATTCTGCCCGCGCTGTGGCGATCCGATCGAGCGCGACCCCGAGGTCAGCCTGCCGGGCGGCCAGCGCGATCCGGATCGCGTCCTCTGTGACGCCTGCTACTTCGAGGAGTTCGATCTCGTGGACGCGCCCGAGCGGGTCGAGGTCACCGTCTGTTCGCAGTGTGGGGCCGTCCACCGCGGGAACAGGTGGGTCGACGTCGGCGCCGAGGACTACACTGACGTGGCCGTCGAGGCGGTCTCGGAGGAACTCGGCGTCCACGTCGACGCCGAGAGCGTCTCCTGGCAGGTCGCCCCCGAGGAGGTCGACGAGACGACGATCCGGATGCACTGTCAGTTCTCCGGCGTGATCCGGGAGACGCCAGTCACCGAGGAGGTCGTCGTCCCGGTCAAGATCGGCCGGGAGACCTGTGATCGATGCGGGAAGATCGCCGGCGGGTCCTTCGCCAGCGTCGTCCAGGTCCGGGCCGACGAACGGACGCCGACGGGCGAGGAGATCAAGCGCGCCCGCGAGATCGCCGAGTCCTACGTCGCCGCCCGCGAGGAGACCGGCGACCGGAACGCCTTCATCACGGAGGTCGGCGAAGTCGACGAGGGGCTGAACATGAAGATCTCGACGAACCAGCTGGGGGAGGGCGTCGCCAAGCAGATCGTCGAGGAACTGGGCGGGACGTATTCCGACTCTGAGCGGTTGATCTCCGAGGACAGCGACGGGAACGAGCTCTATCGGGTCACCTACGCGGTCCGGCTGCCGCGGTATCGTCCGGGCGAGATCATCGATCCGGCAGACGGAGACGGACCGGTGCTGGTCACGAGCGTCCGGGGCAACCTCAAGGGGACGCGCCTGGCCAGCGGGGATCGCTACGAGGCCGCTTTCGAGGACGAGGACGCTCCGGACGCCCGGCGACTCGGCGAACGTGAGGACGGCACGGAGACGACGCTGGTGGCGATCGAAGACGAGCACGCCGTGCAGGTCCTCGATCCCGAAACGTACGAGACGAAATCGGTCCCGCGACCGGACTTTCTCGATCCCGACGCCGACGAGGTCCCCGTGCTGAAGAGTCGCGCCGGGCTGCATCTCCTCCCGGAGCGCAGTGACGCGAACGGTGGGCGAGATGACTGACGATCGACCCGGAGACGGGACCGACGGCGGCGACCGTCTCGCCGTCGTGGTCGCCAAGCCACGCGCCCAGGACGTCATCGATACCCTGCAGGAGGAGGGCGTCTACGACGCCGACCGCAGCGTCACCGAGCACGGCGAGGACGCCGTCGCGATCCCCGTGACCGCGCCGCCGGAGACCGTGAGTTCCCGCGAGGTTGTCCGACAGGTCGGCGAACCGCGCCTCCGAACCCTCGAGGATCACCTCCGCGAGCGCGGCTGGAGCGACGGCGAGATCGACGCGGCGCCCGGTTCGTGGGCGGTCATCGGGTCGGTCGTCCTCGTCGAGATGGGCGACGCGCCGCGACCCGGGGAGGTCGGTGACGCGTTGCTGACGATGCACGGAGAGGCCGACACGGTCCTTTCTCGCGGTCCCATTTCGGGCACGCACCGTGAACCGGACGTCGAAGTCGTCGCCGGCGAGGGCGACACCCGGACCGTCCATCGCGAGCACGGCATCGAATACGGGCTCGACCTGTCGGCGGTGATGTTCTCGCCCGGGAACAAGGCCGAGCGAGCGCGGATGGGCGAGATTGTGGACGCGGACGACCGCGTTCTCGACATGTTCGCGGGGATCGGCTACTTCACGCTCCCGATGGCCGACGCCGGCGCGAAAGTTATCGCCGTCGAGCACAACCCGACAGCCTTCGAGTTCCTGCTGGAGAACGCGATGCGAAACGGTGTCACCGATCGCGTTCAGGCGTATCGGGCAGACAACCGCGACGTTCTCGGGGAAGGGCTCGACGCCTTCGGCGACCCACCGACCGTCGATCGGATCGTGATGGGCTATTACGACGCGACCGAACCCGACGGGGACGGCTACGCGTATCTCGATCCCGCGATCGAAGCGCTCGAGCCCGGCGGCATCATGCACGTCCACGAGGCGACGCCCGAGCAGCTGGCGTTCGACCGGCCGATCGAGCGGATCGAGGACGCCGCCGGCGCACAGGGCCGGACGGTCGAGGTACTCGACACGCGCCGGGTCAAAGGCTACAGCGAGGGAGTCGCTCACGTTGTCGTGGACGCACGAATCGAGTGATGTGACGAAAAGGCTAATTGTGTCGCTGATCGACTGTCCGATATGAACAGACAACAGATCCTCGCGATCGTCCTCACGGTCCTCATGGTCGGGTCGTCGATCGCGTACGGCGCGGCGCTGATTTTCTAGAGGCCGAGTCGTCCGACACAGGTCACTCCGTCTCCCAGACATCCGCGATCGGGTCGTCCGAGCCGCGCTTCGACCGCGATCGGGTTCGCGATCGTCTGTCTATCGCTGCAGTCGCCCTACCGGGATCGAACGCCGGCAGGTCGGGAGTCGACAGGCGATCGACCTGCTCGCCGAACCAGTCGGGCATGTCCGTCCGGGCGCGCTCGAAGAGATCCAGCAGCGAGTCGTCGGCGAGGTAGGTCGCGCCGTAATCGTCCGGCGAGCGGACGACCCGCCCGCAGGCCTGGATCACTGTTCGGAGTGCCGTCCGGTAATACCAGCCCCACTGTCCGTCTTCGAGTCGGCGGGCGACCCGCGAATCGCGGGTGTTGGGATAGGGCGCCTTCGTGAGCAGTTGCCACCGGCAGAGGTCACCCTCTAAATCGAGTGCCTCTTCCATCTTGACAGAGAGGAAGACTGCGGGGTCGTCGCTGCGCTGCCAGGCAGCCAGCTGGCCGTCGCGGTCGTTCCGGTCGTGACTCCGGATCCGGCGTCCGACGCCGAACTCCTCGAGGTGGCGCTCTAGCTGCTCTTGGATCGCATACGAGTGACAGTGCACCAGCCCCTTCTCGGCGGGGTGATGGGCCATCAGACGCACGAGCACGCGGGCAATTTCCGGCAGCGTTTCATCGCGGTGCTCGTAGGTCATCTTCCCCCGGGTGACGTCATACAGCGGCCGGTTCTCGACGGGGAAGGTGTGGGGTACGTCGACCAGCGCGACGCGGTCGGGATCGAGACCGACGTTCGCGCAGAACGCCTCCTTGTTCAGGATCGTCGCCGACAGCAGCGCGAACGTGTTGCCCCGGTCCCAGACAGTGTGGCCGAGAAAGCGCTCGGGATCGAGCGGCTTGATCGTCACCGGCGAGCCCGCGCCGTCGGGTTGATCGACCACCCAGGTCGTCGCGGCCTCGGGATCGCGGTACTCCTCGCGGAACCACTTCAGGTCCGACCGCAGCTGCTGGAGCCGGTCGCGCTCCTCGGCCTCTTCGGGCGTGATCTCCGCGTTCCCCCGAAGCTCCGAGAGCCGACGGTCGGCTGCCTGAACCAGTCCCTGCGCATAGGCGGCGGCGTCGTCGAGGCCGTCGATCTCAGGCGGTTCGCGGGCGTCCCAGATCGGAACGGTGTCGGGCCGCAGGTCGATGGTGGCGTACATCTCGGCCCACTCGCCCAGGCCGTGGGCCTCGTCGATGACGACGACGTCACGAGCGCCGAACACGTCGCTGCCGGCGGTCTGCATGAAATACGCCAGCGTCATCGCAGCGATCCGGCGGTTGGCCGCGATGGCACGGTCCGAGAAGTAGGGACAGCGGTGTTTGACCTGGCACTCGAACTCCCGTTCTCGGACACAGGGGGCCTGATCGACGGGCGTGTCAGTCTCGCCCGGGAGGATGCAGTCGTAGTTGTTCTTCCCGCGGATGATCGAGAGGTCCTCCAGAAGGGGGTCCTCGGCGACGTCGTCGAGCTGGGAGACCTGTGGCGTCGTGTAGTAAGCGTCGATGGGCCGGCTCGCCGAGGCCTGGCTTCCCTCTCGGGCACAGCCAGCGATCGCCCGGGCGAGCAGAGACTTGCCGCTACCGGTCGGTGCGCGCACGAGCACGACGTCGTTGCCGGCCTCGAACGCCTCCCGGATGTCTGCGAGAGCCTGCTTCTGGGCACCTCTGTATTCGGGCGCGGGGAAGGCCGCCTCGATACGGGACGGATCCACGTTCGTGGGCGGGAGTCCGTCGGTGGTAAACGCTCCGGTCCGACACCCACATGATGGTGGGTTGATAATAGCCAGCATGGGCGATCGAGCGTGTACGCGACGTCGTGTCCTCCATCTCGGTGGCGCGGCCGTTCGGGTCACTTGAGACGCCACCGTTCGAGTCGTCTGGGAGTCGGAAAGCGCCTCGGCCGTGCTCGCACGATGGACCGGTCCAGACGGCTGATACGCACGGCTACCCCGTCGTCGGAGTCACAGCGCCTCGATGTCCTCGGCCGTCACCGCACGATCCTCGGGGAGCCGATCGAGACACTCGAAACAGAGGAAGTGCTCGCTGCCGTCGGCCAGTTCGAGGTTGACCCCGCCGCTCGATCCGCCGGCCTTGCTCCAGAAGTCGCTGATCCCGCCGGCGATCCGGGTCCGCTCGTTGCAGCCGTCACAGCGTCGGGTCGCCATCAGACGTCATTGTCGCTCGGCGGTCAAAAGCGTTCGTCGTCGCGTCGCTACTCGCGGGTTCAAACATGGAACGATACACGGTCTCAGGACGATTTGATCTCCTCGAACTGATCGAGGAGTTCCTCTGTCGACTCGCCGGCGTCGTACTCGACGCTCCCGTGATAGGTCGTCCGATCGTCGTCGAAACTCGCGTCGACCTCGGTGTTTTTGCGTTCACGGCGCTCGTGCTCGTCGTCGTCGAAGGAGCCCATCGCCATTGGATACCACACGCAAACTTGTTCATTCTTGCTTATCAATGTAACGCCATCACACGGGGAGAACTCTCATGGGCCCCTATCGTGGTGATCTATCGGACAGGAGACTTATACGCCTCGACGGCCAACGGTCGCGCACCATGCGACATCCTGGTCTCAAGCTCCGGATGGCGATCGTCGGATCGATCCTGTTCGGGTTCTACGCGCTCGTCGCCGCCGTCCTCTATGCGGCGTTCGGCGGTTCGACGACGGTGCTCGCGCTCGTGC
It contains:
- a CDS encoding DUF7561 family protein, with the protein product MATRRCDGCNERTRIAGGISDFWSKAGGSSGGVNLELADGSEHFLCFECLDRLPEDRAVTAEDIEAL
- a CDS encoding DUF5786 family protein, which produces MAMGSFDDDEHERRERKNTEVDASFDDDRTTYHGSVEYDAGESTEELLDQFEEIKSS
- a CDS encoding ATP-dependent DNA helicase, translating into MDPSRIEAAFPAPEYRGAQKQALADIREAFEAGNDVVLVRAPTGSGKSLLARAIAGCAREGSQASASRPIDAYYTTPQVSQLDDVAEDPLLEDLSIIRGKNNYDCILPGETDTPVDQAPCVREREFECQVKHRCPYFSDRAIAANRRIAAMTLAYFMQTAGSDVFGARDVVVIDEAHGLGEWAEMYATIDLRPDTVPIWDAREPPEIDGLDDAAAYAQGLVQAADRRLSELRGNAEITPEEAEERDRLQQLRSDLKWFREEYRDPEAATTWVVDQPDGAGSPVTIKPLDPERFLGHTVWDRGNTFALLSATILNKEAFCANVGLDPDRVALVDVPHTFPVENRPLYDVTRGKMTYEHRDETLPEIARVLVRLMAHHPAEKGLVHCHSYAIQEQLERHLEEFGVGRRIRSHDRNDRDGQLAAWQRSDDPAVFLSVKMEEALDLEGDLCRWQLLTKAPYPNTRDSRVARRLEDGQWGWYYRTALRTVIQACGRVVRSPDDYGATYLADDSLLDLFERARTDMPDWFGEQVDRLSTPDLPAFDPGRATAAIDRRSRTRSRSKRGSDDPIADVWETE
- a CDS encoding 60S ribosomal export protein NMD3, which codes for MSRSGEFCPRCGDPIERDPEVSLPGGQRDPDRVLCDACYFEEFDLVDAPERVEVTVCSQCGAVHRGNRWVDVGAEDYTDVAVEAVSEELGVHVDAESVSWQVAPEEVDETTIRMHCQFSGVIRETPVTEEVVVPVKIGRETCDRCGKIAGGSFASVVQVRADERTPTGEEIKRAREIAESYVAAREETGDRNAFITEVGEVDEGLNMKISTNQLGEGVAKQIVEELGGTYSDSERLISEDSDGNELYRVTYAVRLPRYRPGEIIDPADGDGPVLVTSVRGNLKGTRLASGDRYEAAFEDEDAPDARRLGEREDGTETTLVAIEDEHAVQVLDPETYETKSVPRPDFLDPDADEVPVLKSRAGLHLLPERSDANGGRDD
- a CDS encoding class I SAM-dependent methyltransferase yields the protein MTDDRPGDGTDGGDRLAVVVAKPRAQDVIDTLQEEGVYDADRSVTEHGEDAVAIPVTAPPETVSSREVVRQVGEPRLRTLEDHLRERGWSDGEIDAAPGSWAVIGSVVLVEMGDAPRPGEVGDALLTMHGEADTVLSRGPISGTHREPDVEVVAGEGDTRTVHREHGIEYGLDLSAVMFSPGNKAERARMGEIVDADDRVLDMFAGIGYFTLPMADAGAKVIAVEHNPTAFEFLLENAMRNGVTDRVQAYRADNRDVLGEGLDAFGDPPTVDRIVMGYYDATEPDGDGYAYLDPAIEALEPGGIMHVHEATPEQLAFDRPIERIEDAAGAQGRTVEVLDTRRVKGYSEGVAHVVVDARIE